The following nucleotide sequence is from Methylocella sp..
GGGGAAGGGGAGGCCGGATCGCGAGGCGGTCCGGCGGGCGATCTCTATATTTTTGTTTCGATCAAACCACATCCATTCTTTCAGCGGGATGGGGCTGACCTGTTCTGCCGCGTTCCGATTTCGATGGTGCAGGCGACCGTCGGCGGCGAAGTCAGCGTCAGCACGCTCGACGGCGGCTCGGCCAAGGTCAAAATTCCTGAAGGCACCCAGACAGGCAAGCAGTTCAAGCTGAAGAGCAAAGGCATGCCCGTGCTGCGTTCGCGCGATGTTGGGGATCTTTACATTCAAGCCACCGTCGAGACGCCGCAAAATCTTACTAAACGGCAACGCGAGCTTCTGGCGGAATTCGAGGCGGAATCCTCACACAAAACCCATCCGGAAGCTTCGGGATTCTTCGCCAAGATGAAGGATCTTTTCTAAAGCATGATCACTTCAACTTGAAGTGATCATGTTCGAGATCTCTTTCCTCCAACACATATTCGTCTCCGAAAAATCTGCGCTTTTCCAGCGCCGCCAAGCGCTGGTCGGGAGGGCGTGCGCGGCTTTAACCGCGCGGTTGCTTGACGCCTTCCGCATTGTCGCTATCTTGCGCCATCTTTTGTGACCTGTCTCAGAAGCGGTGATCTCTCTTGCAAAACCGACCTTCCCGCGCGGACCAGCGCGACCCGTCAAGGATCGATATGCCCATTGAAGAGCGCCTCGCCGACGAGGCGCGGTTTTTTCGGTCTTGGCTCGACAATCCGCTGAGAGCGGGAGCTGTTTCGCCGTCGGGCCGCTCTTTGGCGCGAATGATGGCGCGCTATGTCGATCCTCTGAAAACTGGGCCGGTGATTGAGCTCGGGCCGGGGACGGGCGCAATTACTGAGGGGCTTTTGGCGCGCGGCGTCGCCCCAGGCCGGCTCTTTCTGATCGAATTCGACCCCAATTTCTGCGAACGTTTGCAGCAGCGCTTTCCCGGCGTTCATGTCATCAGGGGCGATGCTTATAATTTCAAGGCGCTTGTCGCCGATCGGCTGAGCGAGCCTGCGACATCTGTGGTGTCGAGTTTGCCGCTGCTGGTGAAACCAGAAAAGCAACGGCTGGATCTGCTCGCCGACGCCTTCGATTGCATGGCGCCGGACGGATGTTTC
It contains:
- a CDS encoding rRNA adenine N-6-methyltransferase family protein, encoding MPIEERLADEARFFRSWLDNPLRAGAVSPSGRSLARMMARYVDPLKTGPVIELGPGTGAITEGLLARGVAPGRLFLIEFDPNFCERLQQRFPGVHVIRGDAYNFKALVADRLSEPATSVVSSLPLLVKPEKQRLDLLADAFDCMAPDGCFIQFTYGPASPMPRDKALPPAFAAERSPSVWLNLPPARVWVYRPATEEDLAARRAKPAQDFFERLRTGAEKIHIDLKREIDGAKARLTLKKGQDRPAPTTQKPDSGKSRNSKSTPL